One genomic region from Halorussus rarus encodes:
- a CDS encoding ABC transporter substrate-binding protein: MSEKHRTTRRTVLKGATAAGVAGLTGLSTSAGARQGGPIPMGSILPITGNLSAYGSGMQKAVNVAVQDVNDAGGPLDRQINMSNTDSQTQPSRAIQQYNSLVNEQNIIGFVGAASSGVSVPLAQNVAADQVMQMSNASTSPALAEIGYAEGSNLKYFGRTAPNDAQQGIVMGRILSDDQYIGADRAAFLFVDNPYGQGLAERAREQFQGETVGMVGYSQRASDYTSTLDSLFENDPDAIGFIGYPGNGRTILNQWNNGGYGGEWVLSEGLNSSEFLSSLSDITAGMYVASPNPEQTRGATRFEEKMGDQAGTLFAPHAYDCLFLQALAIQAGGEASGTAIAENIRSVSRPEEGASQQTATTTGGGGGGGQQANLVTVGEFQKAKDLLANGEDINYQGASSPVNLNESLEPLNQFAILQVQDDGSTEALETIPRSFFQGRLNGGGGGGTTTTTQG, translated from the coding sequence ATGTCAGAGAAACATCGGACGACACGGCGAACTGTACTGAAGGGCGCGACGGCCGCGGGGGTGGCCGGGTTGACCGGACTGTCGACGTCGGCGGGCGCACGGCAGGGCGGCCCCATCCCGATGGGGTCGATCCTCCCCATCACCGGGAACCTCAGCGCGTACGGAAGCGGGATGCAGAAGGCGGTCAACGTCGCGGTGCAGGACGTCAACGACGCGGGCGGGCCGCTGGACCGCCAGATAAACATGTCGAACACAGACAGCCAGACCCAGCCCTCGCGGGCCATCCAGCAGTACAACTCGCTGGTCAACGAGCAGAACATCATCGGCTTCGTCGGCGCCGCCTCCAGCGGCGTCTCGGTCCCGCTCGCCCAGAACGTCGCCGCCGACCAGGTCATGCAGATGAGCAACGCCAGCACGTCGCCGGCGCTGGCGGAGATCGGCTACGCAGAGGGGAGCAACCTGAAGTACTTCGGGCGGACCGCGCCCAACGACGCCCAGCAGGGCATCGTGATGGGCCGGATCCTCAGCGACGACCAGTACATCGGCGCGGACAGGGCCGCGTTCCTCTTCGTAGACAACCCCTACGGCCAGGGGTTGGCCGAGCGGGCCCGCGAGCAGTTCCAGGGCGAGACGGTCGGGATGGTCGGCTACAGCCAGCGGGCCAGCGACTACACCTCGACGCTCGACTCGCTGTTCGAGAACGACCCGGACGCCATCGGGTTCATCGGCTACCCCGGCAACGGCCGGACCATCCTCAACCAGTGGAACAACGGCGGTTACGGCGGCGAGTGGGTGCTCAGCGAGGGCCTCAACTCCTCGGAGTTCCTCAGCAGTCTGAGCGACATCACGGCGGGGATGTACGTGGCCTCGCCGAACCCCGAGCAGACCAGAGGAGCCACGCGGTTCGAGGAGAAGATGGGCGACCAGGCCGGGACGCTGTTCGCGCCCCACGCCTACGACTGCCTGTTCCTCCAGGCGCTCGCCATCCAGGCCGGCGGCGAGGCGTCCGGGACCGCCATCGCCGAGAACATCCGGTCGGTCTCCCGGCCCGAGGAGGGCGCCAGCCAGCAGACCGCGACCACCACCGGGGGCGGCGGTGGCGGCGGCCAGCAGGCCAACCTCGTCACGGTCGGCGAGTTCCAGAAGGCCAAGGACCTGCTCGCCAACGGCGAGGACATCAACTACCAGGGCGCGTCCAGCCCCGTCAACCTCAACGAGTCCCTCGAACCGCTCAACCAGTTCGCCATCCTGCAGGTGCAGGACGACGGGTCGACGGAGGCCCTGGAGACGATCCCGCGGAGCTTCTTCCAGGGCCGGCTCAACGGCGGCGGTGGCGGCGGCACGACGACCACGACGCAGGGGTAG
- a CDS encoding ABC transporter ATP-binding protein, which translates to MALLEARDIVSGYGDAQILHGVSMDVEDDEIVCIIGPNGAGKSTFMKAVFGLIDCWEGSVTFDDSEITDLRPDEITREGMCYVPQVDNVFPNLTVRENLEMGAYILDSMPEDALQEVFERFPILEERQNQKAGTMSGGQQQMLAMGRGLMVDPDLMLVDEPSAGLAPDLVDEVFEKIIEINASGTAILMVEQNARKALRNSDRGYVLEMGENRFEDTGEALLDNDEVTELYLGGGGGDSGGEAGEAATDD; encoded by the coding sequence ATGGCGCTACTCGAAGCCCGCGACATCGTCTCGGGCTACGGCGACGCCCAGATCCTCCACGGCGTCTCGATGGACGTGGAAGACGACGAGATCGTCTGCATCATCGGGCCGAACGGCGCCGGCAAGTCCACGTTCATGAAGGCCGTGTTCGGGCTCATCGACTGCTGGGAGGGGTCGGTGACGTTCGACGACTCGGAGATCACCGACCTCCGGCCCGACGAGATCACCCGCGAGGGGATGTGCTACGTCCCGCAGGTCGACAACGTGTTTCCGAACCTCACCGTCCGGGAGAACCTGGAGATGGGCGCGTACATCCTCGACTCGATGCCCGAGGACGCCCTCCAGGAGGTGTTCGAGCGCTTCCCCATCCTCGAGGAGCGCCAGAACCAGAAGGCCGGCACCATGTCGGGCGGCCAGCAGCAGATGCTCGCGATGGGCCGCGGGCTGATGGTCGACCCGGACCTGATGCTGGTCGACGAGCCCTCGGCCGGGCTGGCGCCCGACCTCGTCGACGAGGTGTTCGAGAAGATCATCGAGATCAACGCGTCGGGCACCGCCATCCTGATGGTCGAGCAGAACGCCCGGAAGGCCCTGCGGAACTCCGACCGGGGCTACGTGCTGGAGATGGGCGAGAACCGCTTCGAGGACACCGGCGAGGCGCTGCTCGACAACGACGAGGTGACCGAACTCTACCTCGGCGGCGGTGGCGGCGACTCCGGCGGCGAGGCCGGCGAGGCCGCGACAGACGACTGA
- a CDS encoding CBS domain-containing protein, translating to MEGEVTVRDVMSREYVGVSESDTVLGAVGLMHEEEVGCVVVLRGSDPVGIVTETDVIALVAEEGDPAETEVSAVMSEPVVSIDADRELSDAAATMSREDIRRLLVTNGDELVGLLSERDVISASASLSGVQSLRAESAREVGEPVGTDRMGADPMANNHADVAADEGPDRHEYSDRSICETCGTLSRQLANVNGQLICADCRDV from the coding sequence ATGGAAGGCGAAGTGACCGTCCGGGACGTGATGTCCCGGGAGTACGTCGGCGTCAGCGAATCCGACACGGTGCTGGGAGCGGTCGGGCTCATGCACGAGGAGGAAGTGGGGTGTGTCGTCGTCCTCCGGGGGAGCGACCCCGTCGGCATCGTCACCGAGACCGACGTCATCGCGCTGGTCGCCGAGGAGGGCGACCCGGCCGAAACCGAGGTGTCGGCGGTGATGTCCGAACCGGTCGTCTCGATCGACGCCGACCGGGAGCTGTCGGACGCCGCGGCCACGATGTCCCGCGAGGACATCCGTCGGCTACTCGTCACCAACGGCGACGAACTCGTCGGCCTCCTCTCGGAGCGGGACGTCATCTCGGCGTCGGCGTCGCTGTCGGGCGTCCAGTCGCTCCGCGCGGAGTCGGCCCGCGAGGTCGGCGAACCGGTCGGGACCGACCGGATGGGGGCGGACCCGATGGCCAACAACCACGCCGACGTCGCGGCCGACGAGGGGCCCGACCGCCACGAGTACTCCGACCGCAGCATCTGCGAGACCTGCGGCACGCTGAGCAGGCAGCTCGCCAACGTCAACGGCCAGCTCATCTGCGCAGACTGTCGGGACGTGTGA
- a CDS encoding cold-shock protein, which translates to MAEGNVDFFNDTGGYGFIETDDADEDVFFHMEDIGGPDLEEGTEVEFSIEQADKGPRATNLTRL; encoded by the coding sequence ATGGCAGAAGGAAACGTTGACTTCTTCAACGACACTGGCGGCTACGGTTTCATCGAGACTGACGACGCGGACGAGGACGTCTTCTTCCACATGGAAGACATCGGCGGCCCGGATCTCGAAGAGGGAACTGAGGTAGAGTTCAGCATCGAACAGGCGGACAAGGGTCCGCGCGCGACGAACCTGACGCGCCTTTAA
- a CDS encoding branched-chain amino acid ABC transporter permease: MAPSTGLANAIVTGLVTGSIVALGAIGLALVYNIAEVPNFAHGELLMLGAYMALFVNKPATVPVFELLTQVDAARELTGIGFGVLFVLAAGSALAAVYLLGGMSALRGSWWPGDPSPALALGVHVAAAAVLGVVVSLGFPSIWAGLLLSALILAWVAPFLEKVIFQKFRAKDASLATMLIVTLGLSFVLRFGTQAFYGGEVRTYVVPQVGSVFGYDVGLSAAKFFDFYVGGGGFTLHVIDTGPNPDVAMFTATYSWLAALALVALTVGVAYAAYRWRSGGDEGYGTSHTVGPRLAAAVAGIVTFVALIFALAGGGSVPQSPSFQTRIRLSLMRASVIFIAVGMMALLHFLLQETKLGKAMRASSDNIDLAKITGINTDRVMMATWIIAGAFAAVGGVMLGVLFSQLTVNMGFFLLLPMFAGVILGGLQSVYGAILGSYIVGLSMDVGIHVIPGIGSTYRIPIAFAILFVVLLVKPEGITGGS; encoded by the coding sequence GTGGCACCTAGCACCGGGTTGGCAAACGCCATCGTGACCGGCCTGGTCACGGGTAGTATCGTCGCGCTCGGGGCTATCGGACTCGCGCTGGTGTACAACATCGCGGAGGTGCCGAACTTCGCGCACGGCGAACTGCTCATGCTCGGGGCGTACATGGCGCTGTTCGTCAACAAACCGGCGACCGTCCCCGTCTTCGAACTGCTGACGCAGGTCGACGCCGCTCGCGAGCTCACCGGAATCGGGTTCGGCGTGCTGTTCGTGCTCGCGGCCGGGTCGGCGCTGGCCGCGGTGTACTTGCTCGGCGGGATGTCGGCGTTGCGCGGGTCGTGGTGGCCGGGCGACCCCAGCCCGGCGCTCGCGCTCGGCGTCCACGTCGCGGCGGCCGCGGTCCTCGGCGTGGTCGTGAGCCTCGGATTCCCCTCGATATGGGCCGGACTGCTGCTGTCGGCGCTGATTCTCGCGTGGGTCGCTCCGTTCCTCGAGAAGGTCATCTTCCAGAAGTTCCGGGCCAAGGACGCCTCGCTGGCCACGATGCTCATCGTCACGCTGGGGCTGTCGTTCGTGCTCCGGTTCGGCACCCAGGCGTTCTACGGCGGCGAGGTCCGGACCTACGTCGTCCCGCAGGTCGGGAGCGTGTTCGGCTACGACGTCGGGCTGTCGGCCGCGAAGTTCTTCGACTTCTACGTCGGCGGCGGCGGGTTCACGCTCCACGTCATCGACACCGGACCGAATCCCGACGTGGCGATGTTCACCGCGACCTACTCGTGGCTCGCCGCGCTCGCGCTGGTCGCGCTCACGGTCGGCGTCGCGTACGCCGCCTACCGCTGGCGCAGCGGCGGAGACGAGGGGTACGGCACGAGCCACACGGTCGGTCCTCGGCTCGCCGCGGCCGTCGCCGGTATCGTGACGTTCGTCGCGCTGATATTCGCGCTGGCCGGCGGCGGCTCCGTCCCCCAGTCGCCGTCGTTCCAGACCCGCATCCGGCTCTCGCTGATGCGAGCGTCGGTCATCTTCATCGCGGTCGGGATGATGGCGCTGCTGCACTTCCTGCTCCAGGAGACCAAGCTCGGCAAGGCGATGCGGGCGTCCAGCGACAACATCGACCTCGCGAAGATCACCGGCATCAACACCGACCGCGTGATGATGGCGACGTGGATCATCGCGGGCGCGTTCGCGGCGGTCGGCGGCGTGATGCTCGGCGTGCTGTTCAGCCAGCTCACGGTCAACATGGGCTTCTTCCTGCTGCTCCCGATGTTCGCCGGGGTCATCCTCGGCGGGCTCCAGTCGGTGTACGGCGCGATCCTCGGGAGCTACATCGTCGGGCTGTCGATGGACGTCGGCATCCACGTCATCCCCGGCATCGGGTCGACCTACCGCATCCCCATCGCGTTCGCCATCCTGTTCGTCGTGCTGCTGGTCAAGCCGGAAGGCATCACGGGAGGCTCATAA
- a CDS encoding ABC transporter ATP-binding protein gives MSETVESETQTHGTGESILEVEGLRKTFGGITAVDGATFEVEEGTVTGLIGPNGAGKTTTFNLISGFYEPDSGDIRYRDTDLQDIMRPSETEQGIWMSASGMTFGGAGLAAAASSGVSTLGLAGAAVVGAGLGAGVYQAEEKIKNDVFEVKNKRPFRVSEAGLSRTFQLTRELQGMTVLENLMLAPQDQRGESLPNAWFRRGAVAEEEEDVRERAVEMLEFLEIDHLTNEYAGNLSGGQRKLLELGRVLMTDPDLILLDEPVAGVNPALTDKLLERIESLREQGYTFCIVEHDMEVIMNLSDTIIVMDQGKKLMQGTPEEVQNDQRVVDAYLGG, from the coding sequence ATGAGCGAGACAGTCGAATCCGAAACCCAGACGCACGGCACCGGCGAATCGATACTCGAGGTCGAGGGCCTGCGCAAGACGTTCGGCGGCATCACCGCCGTCGACGGCGCGACGTTCGAGGTCGAGGAGGGGACCGTCACCGGTCTCATCGGCCCGAACGGCGCGGGCAAGACCACGACGTTCAACCTCATCAGCGGGTTCTACGAGCCCGACAGCGGCGACATCCGCTACCGGGACACCGACCTCCAGGACATCATGCGGCCGAGCGAGACCGAGCAGGGCATCTGGATGAGCGCGTCCGGGATGACCTTCGGCGGCGCCGGTCTGGCCGCCGCGGCGTCGTCCGGGGTCTCCACGCTCGGCCTGGCCGGCGCGGCGGTCGTCGGCGCGGGGCTCGGCGCGGGCGTCTACCAGGCCGAGGAGAAGATCAAGAACGACGTCTTCGAGGTCAAGAACAAGCGGCCGTTCCGGGTCTCGGAGGCCGGGCTCTCCCGGACGTTCCAGCTGACCCGCGAGCTCCAGGGGATGACCGTGCTGGAGAACCTGATGCTCGCGCCCCAGGACCAGCGGGGAGAGAGCCTCCCGAACGCGTGGTTCCGCCGCGGCGCGGTCGCCGAGGAGGAGGAGGACGTGCGCGAGCGCGCCGTCGAGATGCTGGAGTTCCTCGAGATCGATCACCTGACCAACGAGTACGCCGGCAACCTCTCGGGCGGCCAGCGCAAGCTGCTGGAGCTCGGTCGGGTGCTCATGACCGACCCCGACCTCATCCTGCTGGACGAACCGGTTGCCGGGGTCAACCCCGCGCTGACCGACAAGCTGCTCGAGCGCATCGAGAGCCTGCGCGAGCAGGGCTACACGTTCTGCATCGTCGAACACGACATGGAGGTCATCATGAACCTCTCGGACACCATCATCGTCATGGACCAAGGCAAGAAGCTGATGCAAGGCACGCCCGAGGAAGTACAGAACGACCAGCGCGTCGTCGACGCGTACCTGGGGGGATAA
- a CDS encoding GTP cyclohydrolase IIa, translating into MTNAQVTLIQIDNYGPWTVTPEPRREVDLQTLQSRLYADLSQLIGNREGYAFFTRFDNMIAVTNGMDEADHAMIQESVANRYPVTVSFGVGADPSPVEALSSATEHIQDAGSAQEADRTEILRGTTLDPDERTDDDVQIAHFDVNDATGKYTDQLNAFDSFIHIEQGYAELMRYFRRAHEGLSFFVGGDNVIAVCPDLDAAAYEDTIRHVEETVEVELKVGVGQAATPQSAGMAAKHALEECRDDGHRVVVD; encoded by the coding sequence GTGACGAACGCGCAGGTCACCCTGATCCAGATCGACAACTACGGACCGTGGACCGTGACGCCAGAGCCCCGCCGGGAGGTCGACCTCCAGACCCTGCAGTCGCGGCTGTACGCCGACCTCTCCCAGCTGATCGGCAACCGCGAGGGGTACGCCTTCTTCACGCGGTTCGACAACATGATCGCGGTCACGAACGGGATGGACGAGGCCGACCACGCCATGATACAGGAGTCGGTCGCCAACCGCTACCCGGTGACCGTCAGCTTCGGCGTCGGCGCCGACCCGAGCCCCGTCGAGGCGCTCTCGTCGGCGACCGAGCACATCCAGGACGCCGGCAGCGCCCAGGAGGCCGACCGGACCGAGATCCTCCGCGGGACGACCCTCGACCCCGACGAGCGCACCGACGACGACGTCCAGATCGCACACTTCGACGTCAACGACGCCACGGGCAAGTACACCGACCAGCTGAACGCCTTCGACTCGTTCATCCACATCGAGCAGGGGTACGCCGAGCTGATGCGGTACTTCCGCCGGGCCCACGAGGGGCTCTCCTTCTTCGTCGGCGGCGACAACGTCATCGCAGTTTGCCCAGACCTCGACGCCGCCGCCTACGAGGACACCATCCGGCACGTCGAGGAGACGGTCGAGGTCGAACTCAAGGTCGGCGTCGGGCAGGCCGCGACACCCCAGTCGGCCGGGATGGCGGCCAAGCACGCGCTCGAGGAGTGTCGCGACGACGGCCACCGCGTCGTCGTCGACTGA
- a CDS encoding branched-chain amino acid ABC transporter permease, with protein MALSSSLVSLGIIVGIYAILALGLNIKFGYTGLLDIGHVAFYLVGAYVTALLVLPPASEQQFTTYILGWNWPWLPAIAVGTLVAGLLGMLVALPAIRLREDYLAIAVLGISVILKRIVQSEGWLANGPGSLRGFSQPFRDFFPLPGDTLGAAALLGFVVFVLWTVATHVLAETGTESGSELATDGGKASEADRKADGGVTAGRTISGTRGVGGWVVDGLLALTTLGVGYVAARRSRTRVGETEQRALLAAGGVFGLAAGVVTWQAFDWWTVAGVSLDWVFGLVVFAAVTAGFFGANRRYAPLAGAVVGTAAFAAAVALGGPVVVVSVFLAAISLFTWVFGAVAVSRRYSDLSLRDFGVALALAVVFVACFAPLIVLGGESTGDATSSVGLFATMGLLVAFLYGVYYLGSNWERFGSGVEFVRIVGVGAIWLFAIRYFGMANIVPFKRGGFDAVVNNTFQNLVWLLKFQGGSAAFDYSRFLLVLTLASLAMLYYLSEITVESPFGRVLKAIREDEDVATSLGKNTFAYKVQSMMLGSALAGFAGGLTAIYFQSLVHTMFAPRVTFIAFLALIIGGTANNKGMILGATIYWAFQKATADIAAFFPTSARSSVQALRLAFIGALLIVILYYRPEGLWGEKRTVAEVAEE; from the coding sequence ATGGCACTGTCATCCAGTCTGGTGTCGCTCGGCATCATCGTGGGAATCTACGCGATACTCGCGCTCGGACTGAACATCAAGTTCGGGTACACGGGCTTGCTCGACATCGGTCACGTGGCGTTCTACCTGGTGGGCGCCTACGTGACCGCCTTGCTGGTGCTCCCACCCGCCAGCGAGCAGCAGTTCACCACGTACATCCTCGGGTGGAACTGGCCGTGGCTGCCGGCCATCGCGGTCGGGACGCTCGTCGCCGGGCTGCTCGGCATGCTGGTCGCGCTGCCCGCGATACGACTGCGCGAGGACTACCTCGCGATCGCCGTCCTCGGCATCTCGGTCATCCTGAAGCGGATCGTCCAGTCGGAAGGGTGGCTCGCCAACGGTCCCGGGTCGCTCCGGGGGTTCAGCCAGCCGTTCCGCGACTTCTTCCCGCTGCCCGGCGACACGCTCGGCGCGGCCGCGCTCCTCGGGTTCGTCGTCTTCGTCCTCTGGACGGTGGCAACCCACGTGCTCGCGGAGACCGGCACCGAGAGCGGGTCGGAACTCGCCACCGACGGCGGGAAGGCCAGCGAGGCTGACAGGAAGGCAGATGGAGGTGTTACGGCCGGCCGCACCATCTCGGGAACGCGGGGCGTCGGCGGCTGGGTCGTCGACGGCCTGCTCGCGCTCACGACGCTGGGCGTCGGCTACGTCGCGGCCCGCCGGTCGCGGACGCGGGTCGGCGAGACCGAGCAGCGCGCGCTGCTGGCCGCCGGCGGCGTCTTCGGCCTCGCGGCCGGCGTCGTGACGTGGCAGGCGTTCGACTGGTGGACGGTCGCCGGCGTGAGCCTCGACTGGGTGTTCGGTCTCGTCGTCTTCGCCGCCGTCACCGCCGGCTTCTTCGGGGCGAACCGCCGGTACGCGCCGCTGGCCGGCGCCGTCGTCGGAACCGCCGCATTCGCGGCCGCGGTCGCGCTGGGCGGCCCGGTGGTCGTCGTCTCGGTGTTCCTGGCCGCGATCTCGCTGTTCACGTGGGTGTTCGGCGCCGTGGCGGTCTCCCGGCGGTACAGCGACCTCTCGCTCCGGGACTTCGGCGTGGCGCTCGCGCTCGCGGTCGTGTTCGTCGCGTGTTTCGCGCCGCTCATCGTCCTCGGCGGCGAGAGCACCGGCGACGCGACGAGCAGCGTGGGCCTGTTCGCCACGATGGGCCTGCTGGTGGCGTTCCTCTACGGGGTCTACTACCTCGGATCGAACTGGGAGCGGTTCGGCTCGGGCGTCGAGTTCGTCCGCATCGTCGGCGTGGGCGCCATCTGGCTGTTCGCCATCCGGTACTTCGGGATGGCCAACATCGTCCCGTTCAAGCGCGGCGGGTTCGACGCGGTGGTGAACAACACGTTCCAGAACCTGGTCTGGCTGCTGAAGTTCCAGGGCGGTTCGGCCGCGTTCGACTACTCGCGGTTCCTGCTGGTGCTGACGCTGGCGTCGCTGGCGATGCTGTACTACCTCTCGGAGATCACGGTCGAGTCGCCGTTCGGCCGGGTGCTCAAGGCCATCCGCGAGGACGAGGACGTGGCGACCTCGCTCGGGAAGAACACCTTCGCGTACAAGGTCCAGAGCATGATGCTCGGGTCGGCGCTGGCCGGGTTCGCCGGCGGCCTGACCGCCATCTACTTCCAGAGCCTGGTCCACACGATGTTCGCGCCCCGGGTGACGTTCATCGCGTTCCTGGCGCTCATCATCGGCGGCACCGCCAACAACAAGGGGATGATCCTGGGAGCGACCATCTACTGGGCGTTCCAGAAGGCGACCGCCGACATCGCGGCGTTCTTCCCGACGTCGGCCCGGTCGTCGGTGCAGGCGCTCCGGCTGGCGTTCATCGGCGCGCTGCTCATCGTCATCCTCTACTACCGCCCCGAGGGGCTGTGGGGCGAGAAACGAACGGTCGCGGAGGTGGCCGAAGAATGA